ACCACAGCCCTACTCATGGATGCAGCTAGGGCACACTCGGAGGGGTAATCTGAGTTCTCTGGTAAATCACATGGTATGTCATTCGCCATACACCATTGCATGATCAAGTTCCTCAGAGCCAGGTTAGCCACGAGCTTCGTGTGAACAAGCATCTGTCCCGTCTTCGGGCACGTGAAGTGCCCTTCCTGCATCCATCTTGCAATGAAGGAACGCTCATATGTTTGTCCTGTGGACACGATCACCGGATCCCTCATCAAATCCAAGGACACCGGGCAGCAGAAATCCTTAGGGATCGCGATAAACTTATCTGCAATCTTCTTACTGTTATCTCCTAACTCGCCCTCCTCCTCGAATCTAAACAGCAAGAACCTACAATACCTAATTAGAGCAACAAATCCATTCAAAACAGAGGCTGTAGGCTCAATATCAACATCATGATTCACTATCTGCTCCTCCAAGAACtcaatctcatttctacaacttTCCACATCACAAATTCTCAATTTCTCTACAAAGAATGAATGCAGTGCAGCTCTCTCAGGAACCCTTCCATTCTCaaattcattcaagaaataaaatagctTTAACCTCAACAAATCATCGTTTTTATCGATGAAGAATCTCGACTTTCTCGACTGCCTACACAGCAATTCAAAATGCTCCTTAACATCTTCAGATAAATTGATCTCACACAAAGGGAACACATCCAAAAGGGTGGAGATTTCCTGATTCAAATCATGGAAATTGCCAGAAATGAAATGGTTTTGAAGCAACAGCCACAGTTTGCTCGACTCTTTTACATAATCAATTAAGATTTTACACCTGTAAAGTAGGAGGTACAACTCTTTCAAGCACATAAACAATGTAGAAGCAGGTGCTGAGAATCCCACCTCGTGGAAAGCATCCAACAACACTGAAATCACCTGAATTTTCCGAATTAAATTCCTGCTATTTTTTACCTGAAAAAAGATCGCCTTTTTATCAAACGAAACCAGCAACTCCGCGGCAATCGCGCGCAAAATCCCGAAAATTGCGCCGTTGCTGACCTCCACCGGCGCCAGTAACGCGTCCAGCGAGGGCGATCGCCGCCTCCTCAACGACGAGAATATATCCGCAGAAGCCATGTCACAAATTATTTAGCCAGAAAGGGAAACAAGGAGTAGCTGAGGAATTTCTACAAATAGTTGGTGGGGATCCGAAATTGAACAAATTGAATATGGGTTTTACAAATGATGGTTGTTTGATTTCCGTCTACGCTTTTTATGGGTAAATAAGAAGACAAGTTGATACGGAATCCGCGTGGGGAGAAGATGAAGGAGAAAGGATGTTGGTGCTGTGTGTCTTTGATTATGAATGATGGATTGACTGAACTTTCCATTGTCAATACGGCAATAGGATTTTCTTGTTCGAAATTTGATATTGACTTGGAATTTCCATTGCAGACTGATATGAGGAGACTTCGTTGTAACTTGGTCTGACAATGCGGGgccataagagcatccgcagcggtggcggttggcgccaccgccgtccgtgccagcggcaaggcgaagaaccgccgccgctgcaaccgcgccgctggcacggcgctgctcgatgtatcgagcacgtccgtgccagcggacgcacacgtgtcactctcccattcgccaacggcatagccgttggtttcaaacaattttttattttttttaaaaaaaatcggtttttttattaaaaaaaccgataaaaaataaataaaaaaaaaatttcacttccccaaaaaattatatccgtttataaccgtttttccccactttttaatttttttttattttttttaccccaaaaatacacactttcatctataaataccctcaatttcactcccaaaaattcacactttcactacacaattctcatcatcattctctcatctccattctcatcttcaatctctcatatccattttcatcttcctctcacaccctacaacaccactatgtccggtaacgacgacaacccaagcggctctcacggttggaaccccgaatggttcggttcgcaaccgtttcctagtccggaaacggaatattcggcccctcctctcacccaagattcgggcgttccgagtggctaccggccatacccaatcgacgatcaaggtgcctccgatgggcgctacgggtggacaccggagcctaggcctcgcgccccttcccaaatgccgaatcctccatctcgcgccggtgtccgcacaccgtactcaccggcggagatggaaagattgttcaaggcgtacttggaaatctccgaagatgcggtggttggaacgaaccaatccggcgatcacttttggtggcgcgtctctagccggtacaatgcacaccggccgccgggaacgatcgagcgcaacgagagtatggtgcgcaactgcatcggccgagccaacgaagaaattggcaagttcaacggctatttcatccaggagtcccggaatgccgggagcggccaaagcgaggtcgacatcatcaccgcctcgctgagcacctaccaatccatgaacggtaagtcgttcaaatatcttaacgtttggcaggagacgcggacgcacccgaagtataagggaggcataacatcctcctctagcggctcctccaaacgctcacggtcggtagcactatccgactccggctcggaagaagtggctagccaactcgccggagctaacttgggtagccccgatgccggaccaagcggttcccgacgccgaccgcaaggtaggaagaaggcggcggccgaacgacgtcgcgccgcgactccatctgcccctgctcccgaacccgcaccctatgttccacctccacccccgaacaactcgttgtgggcccttttggcccaactcaatatggccgataggtcaactatgacccccacgcaacttcaaacgcacgagtccatgatattgggtctccaaaaacaattggggttggtgccgccggatgcgtagtcttcctcgggttatattagccaataattatgtaatttttaatttttaggagtttaattatgtaatttttaatttttagtattttaattatgtaatttttaatttttaggattttaattatgtctttttattttatttgtaatttgtaatttttattgtggtttttttaatgaattttagtattatgaaaatgttgttgtgtaattgaattttatattaattgtgctcgtccttgcggaagagcacagttgtgggtgttgtgctcttgccagagagcaggcatgaatagtaccgcccgggcccacaaccgtgccgctggcaagagcacggttgtggatgctctaagcctatcactatttttaaattttctgaGATTAGTCGCATTTTTAATATatctaatttaatatttatgtcaATTTATTTTTCTGAGGTGCCCAAGGTTTACTGTTTCGGTGGTTAATCGCGAAACtgtaaccggcggttacggttccgaaccggaaccgtgagaaTTTATCCGAACTGAAACTGTCATTTTTTGAACTGTGGTTCGGTTCAAGTTCGAAGattttcgaaccgaaaccgtgcagaaatcgccggttccggatagttccaaaccggaaccacGGAAAACCGCCTGAAAACCGTGAAACCGAGCCAGAACCGCTGAAAACCGacggaaaaccgccggttcggaaccgaaaccgtAATCGTGAAACACCCTTGCGGTTCGATTCCGGTTCAACAATTTCCAaaatcggaaccggcggttccgaaccgtaacCGCCTGTTCCTGGACAGTTCGCACCTCTATTACCATCAAGTTgagacatttttgtaaaaaCGCCAAAAGACTTAgacaaaatcaaatatttaccatctaaaataaaatggaagCAATTATTTATAGTGAGGGATTAACATTATGAGACTTATAttgaaataaattacaaaaaaatagcAATACAAAGATTAATGACAAAAGCTCTAACCTTTCACCCGCTCTACTCTAAATTATTCTGAAGAATTAGGATTAGTCTGATGAAACAGCAGGTACAGAGTAACCCTAACACGCCTTGATGTCCTTTATGGCGATGAAAATGGCTACGACTGCCTCGGGGACCTATCGGAGAGGCACCTTCCGCAAGAGACGAGTTTCAGCAAAGCCCGTGGCTTCCTTGATCTAATCCTCAAACGCGAAAGCTGCAAACAACAGAATGTTTATCGTCTAGATAGAATGAAAACGAGTTGCAAATAGAACTCTACGACGAGTATAACGAGAAGTATAAGCTACAAGGTA
This sequence is a window from Salvia splendens isolate huo1 chromosome 5, SspV2, whole genome shotgun sequence. Protein-coding genes within it:
- the LOC121804600 gene encoding U-box domain-containing protein 17-like; amino-acid sequence: MASADIFSSLRRRRSPSLDALLAPVEVSNGAIFGILRAIAAELLVSFDKKAIFFQVKNSRNLIRKIQVISVLLDAFHEVGFSAPASTLFMCLKELYLLLYRCKILIDYVKESSKLWLLLQNHFISGNFHDLNQEISTLLDVFPLCEINLSEDVKEHFELLCRQSRKSRFFIDKNDDLLRLKLFYFLNEFENGRVPERAALHSFFVEKLRICDVESCRNEIEFLEEQIVNHDVDIEPTASVLNGFVALIRYCRFLLFRFEEEGELGDNSKKIADKFIAIPKDFCCPVSLDLMRDPVIVSTGQTYERSFIARWMQEGHFTCPKTGQMLVHTKLVANLALRNLIMQWCMANDIPCDLPENSDYPSECALAASMSRAVVEATKVTAHLLVEELANGTPRAKAIASMEIRFLAKAGKANRACIAELGAIPLLKRLLSSEDTLAQENSVTALLNLSIFYRNKCLIMEVEGCLAAIVEVLRYGHTVEARENAAATLFSLSAVHDYKKAIAQQEWAIEALAGLLREGTERGKKDAVTALFNLSTHNENCSRMIDSGAVATLVEALVSEVVSEEAAGALALIVRQPLGAAAVASEERAVAGLIGMMRWGTPRGKENVVAALLELCRSGGAATMERVLKAPALAGLLQTLLSTGTKRARRKAASLARVFQRSENARLHLEGLGVGYALDGNSAVARDATSFAGDVSMPMSISVPVL